The Halostagnicola larsenii XH-48 region GCCGGCTTTTCCTATACTGGCGAGACGACCGGCATCGCCGAACTCGTCCTGGAGTATCCGGGCCCGAACTCGGATCCGGACCCGGACGCCGACGCGGACTGGGACGAACGCGAGCGCTATCAGGCCGGTCTCGAGGAGTTCCGCGAACGCGACCTCTCCGACGAGGAGGCGGCGTTTCTCGAGTCGCGAGATGGCAGCGGGCCGCCAGATCGGCTGTGAGTGAGTGTATAGCGTAACTACTGCGAGCCGACCCGATACAGCGCGGCGACCGCGACGGCGTGGACCGTCCCCGCGACGGTCGCGCTGACGACGGTCGCCAGCGCGGCCCCGACGGTCGGCGATGACGCGAGTTGCGAGACGCCGGTCAGCGCGTAGCCGACGTAGCCGAGGCCGACCAGCATCACGAGAATGGAGCCGGGATTCGCAACCGCATACTCGAGGCTCTCGATCGCGGCCGCGATCGGTCGTCTCCCGCCTACGACGATGATCGCGGGAGCGACGAACAGCCAGACGAGGATCGGAGCGAGCACGAGCAGCGCCACGAGCGCGAGTCCGACGCCGGCACCGGCCCACAGACCCGACAGGAACAGTACGCCGAACTGGGCGCTATCGATGACGACGACGTACGCGACGAGCCAGGCGACCCGGTCGAGCGGCGGCGTGATCCCGTCCGTGTCGGCGGCCGCCAGCCACAGGCAGCCGGCGAACGCGACCGCCGTCGCGGCGCTTATCGCGACCTGCCAGCCGACGAAGGCGACGAGAAACCGGGGTTTCATTCCGGTGAGAATCGCGGAACCCATCTCGACCGTCGGCTCGAGCCGCGGGACGAACGGCAGCGAGAGCCGAACCAGACCGCCCTCGGGAAACGGAGCGAGGCCGACGGGATAGGGCGACGCGAGCCTGGCGGCCGTGCTCGCAGCGCCGAGCGCACCGGCGACGACGAACGGGACGAAAAGTAGCGGCCGCCCGCGGATTAGAGCGAGCGCGGTCGCGATGATCGACGCGAGACCGGGACCGCTACTAGGACTCGAGGCTCCCGACTCCGATGTCGTCTCGCTCCCGTTCGCCGAGTCCGAATCGGAGTCGTCAGTCGCCATTTTATCCGAGCCCGTAGAGCATCAGCGTCGTTCCGATAACGATTCGATCGCCGGCGACGACCGCCGGCGTCAGGGCTGCGCGTTCGGTTTCGCCGCCGCCGGCCGTCCCGACGGTTTCGGTGAACGTCCACAGCCGTCCGCCGTCCGCCGTCGCGAGGGCGTGAAGTCCCAAACTACCGGGGACCAACAGGAGGTCGCCGGCGACCGTCGGTGGCGGCCCCTCTTCCGTCAGGACGCTGCCGGGCGTATCGTCGACGGTCTTCGTCCACCGAACGCCGCCGTCCTCGCGGTCGATGGCCGCAACGGCGATCGGATCTGCCCCATCCTCGGCTTCGATCACGCCGACGTGGTAGACGTTCGTCTCGTCGACGGCGAGTCCGACGTGAGAGCCGCGCTCGAGCAGCCGAGTCCAGCCGTGATCGCCCGTCGCGGCGTCGAGTTCGCGGATCCGAACCGCCCGTCTCGAGTCCGATTCCGCCCATCCGACGGTGTAGACCGCCCCGTCGCGTGCCGCCATGCTGTCTCCGGCCTCGACTCGCCACTCGGGGGTCCGCCCCTCGCCGACGGTCCACTCGCGAGTGCCGTCCGCGAGGTCGAGCCCGACGAACACCGGCCCGCCGAGGACGCGCCCTTTCACGACGACGGTTCCGGTCGCGGTGTCGACAACGTGACCGACGGGAACGAGCGAGTACTCGTCGTCGGGGTTGGCGGCCGCGAGCCCATATCGCCAGTGCTCGCCGCCGTCGTCGGCCGCGACGGCCGAAACGGTTCCCCACGGATGGAGGCTGACTATTCCCTCGTCCGTGACGACCGGTGCGCCGAGCCATGCCGCGTCCGAACCGAGCCCGCCCGGTGGCGACGTGCTAACGCCCTCGTCGTCGATCCACCAGCGTACCCGGCCCTCGCCGAGCCCCGAGACGCTCTCGGGCCAGCCGTCGGGCTCGGCGGCGTAGCCGGCGATCACGTTGCCGTAGGGGACGAGCAACACGCCGTCCCGGTAAACCGTCGTCGAGGCGAACGCCATCGGGCCGGCGCCCCGGCCGAAGCCACCGTAGGTATTGGAGACGTCACCGTCGCCGGTCTCCGCGTCGACGACGAATAGGCCGTTGGCGTACTGGCAGTAGACGGTCCCGTTCGCGACCACCGGCGGGAACCACTCGGACGCACCGACCGAGCGCGACCAGGCGATCTCGACGCCATCACGGGGAATATCGGCGTCCGGAACGAACCGCGTCCGACCCGGATCGCGGCCGTACATTTGCCAGTCGGCCTCGGTTGCGGCCGGCGTCCGGTCGGCGCCGAGACAGCCCGCGCCGAGAAGCGTTCCCACTCCGGCGAGCACCGTCCGGCGACGCGATCTCGGAACGCGATCCATCGAATCAGTTAGTAGACGTTCATTTCAGCGTCGGAATAAATGCTTCGTGTCGCCGTCGAACGACTCGGGGCGGTGGGCGGGCCAAAGCCAACGATTCAAATCCCGGACCACCCAACTACCCCCATGGGAAACGCTGCACTTCGGGACATCGCCGTCATCGAGGAGATTCCCTTCGACGATATCGAAGGCGTCGTCGCCGTGGACGCGCACAACTGGCTGTATCGGTATCTGACGACGACGGTCAAGTGGACGAACAGCGACGCGTACACGACCGGCGACGGAACCGAGGTCGCCAACCTGATCGGCATCGTCCAGGGACTCCCCAAGTTCTTCGAAAACGATGTGACGCCGGTGATGGTCTTCGACGGCGGCCCCTCCGAACTCAAAGACGACGAGATCGAATCCCGCCGCGAACAGCGACGGAGCTACGAGGACCAACTCGAGACCGCCCGCGAGGAGGGTGATGCAGTCGCCATCGCACAACTCGAGTCGCGCACGCAGCGGCTGACGCCAACGATTCAAGAAACCAGCCGGGAACTACTGGGACTCCTCGACGTACCGGTCGTCGAAGCGCCCGCCGAGGGGGAAGCCCAGGCGGCGCACATGGTCAAACGGGGTGACGCCGATTACGTCGGCTCGGAGGACTACGACGCCCTCCTCTTTGGCTCTCCGCTGACCCTCCGTCAGCTGACGAGCAAGGGCGACCCCGAACTGATGGATCTCGAGGCCACCCTCGACCACCACGAACTAACCCTCGAGCAACTCATCGACGCCGCGATTCTCATCGGGACGGATTTCAACGAGGGCGTCAGGGGGATCGGTCCGAAGACGGCCCTCGACGCGATTACCGAACACGGCGACATGTGGAGCGTCCTCGAAGCACGCGGTGAGAGCATCGAGTACGGCGACCGGGTCCGACAGCTGTTTCGCGAGCCAAACGTCACCGACGACTACGAGTTCGAAACGACCCTCGAGCCGGATGTCGAAGCCGCGCAATCGTACGTGGTCGATGAATGGGGCGTCGGTGCGAACGAAGTCGAGCGGGGCTTCGAGCGAATCGAAGAAAGCGCGGTTCAGTCGGGACTGGATCGCTGGACGTAATGGATACGCGAAAGCTGTGGGCGGATTGATTGGCGTGCGAGAGAATCGATTTTATCGGAACGCGTATCGAGTTTACGAGAACGAGTCAGTCATCCGTGCGTTCAGCGACGTCATCTCTAATACAGCGCCAAATTAGATTTTACTAACGAACATCGACGAAACACTATGAGCTGCGTTCGGCTTATGTAATTTTCTTGCCACAGTCGAACCGGACGGGGGAGAAAACTCCTTTCGACTCGACACTGCCCCCGTGTTTGACGCCCGTTTCACATGGAGTTGCGGACTAGAACCGCTGTACAGCGACGCGGTAACGAAATATTATGGCGTGATCGGACAATCACGATAATAAATAAAACCTCTCGAGCTACGGACTTGATCCATTCGAAATGTCGGTTCGTATCGGGAGACTGCAACTGGTTCAGCTGAGTGTCGGCCATGATCAATTTTCAGTCATTAGCATCCAGTTTCATCATGGTGAAGACATTTATACGAAATCCGTTCTTACTCGTTGATCTCTGACCATTCCATCAACGGATCGAAACATGAACTGTATACGATGCGGAAATGATGCTGGATACAATCGACTGGTGGCCGAGCTATACAGTGGGGCCGATATCGGGGGATTGTGTATGAACTGCGAGAAAGAACACTACGGGGAGTGTCTCTCCTACGTCTCCCGAAACGGGCCGCGACAATGTGCCTTTTGCGAGCGAGACGGTCACTTCGCGCTTCCGCGGTGGGTTCCGTCACTCGAGCATACGGACGACAAACTCGTGTCGTCGGTTTCGCTCGAGGAGACGGACACTGCGGTCAAGTTGTGTGACGAACACGTCCAACCAGTGGTGAACGAACCGACGACCGACAAGCAACTCGTTACACGATGACGATCCCGCTGCGAACGCACGCCTCCTGGATGTCGAAAAACGACGACCGGGTACTCGAGCACCTCGCTCGTCACGGGCCA contains the following coding sequences:
- the fen gene encoding flap endonuclease-1; this translates as MGNAALRDIAVIEEIPFDDIEGVVAVDAHNWLYRYLTTTVKWTNSDAYTTGDGTEVANLIGIVQGLPKFFENDVTPVMVFDGGPSELKDDEIESRREQRRSYEDQLETAREEGDAVAIAQLESRTQRLTPTIQETSRELLGLLDVPVVEAPAEGEAQAAHMVKRGDADYVGSEDYDALLFGSPLTLRQLTSKGDPELMDLEATLDHHELTLEQLIDAAILIGTDFNEGVRGIGPKTALDAITEHGDMWSVLEARGESIEYGDRVRQLFREPNVTDDYEFETTLEPDVEAAQSYVVDEWGVGANEVERGFERIEESAVQSGLDRWT
- a CDS encoding outer membrane protein assembly factor BamB family protein, with the translated sequence MDRVPRSRRRTVLAGVGTLLGAGCLGADRTPAATEADWQMYGRDPGRTRFVPDADIPRDGVEIAWSRSVGASEWFPPVVANGTVYCQYANGLFVVDAETGDGDVSNTYGGFGRGAGPMAFASTTVYRDGVLLVPYGNVIAGYAAEPDGWPESVSGLGEGRVRWWIDDEGVSTSPPGGLGSDAAWLGAPVVTDEGIVSLHPWGTVSAVAADDGGEHWRYGLAAANPDDEYSLVPVGHVVDTATGTVVVKGRVLGGPVFVGLDLADGTREWTVGEGRTPEWRVEAGDSMAARDGAVYTVGWAESDSRRAVRIRELDAATGDHGWTRLLERGSHVGLAVDETNVYHVGVIEAEDGADPIAVAAIDREDGGVRWTKTVDDTPGSVLTEEGPPPTVAGDLLLVPGSLGLHALATADGGRLWTFTETVGTAGGGETERAALTPAVVAGDRIVIGTTLMLYGLG